In Gossypium arboreum isolate Shixiya-1 chromosome 5, ASM2569848v2, whole genome shotgun sequence, a single genomic region encodes these proteins:
- the LOC108450213 gene encoding putative transcription factor bHLH107, giving the protein MAAYSFNNNFSSGNCYSGIFDPFSRDLGLCNESSHGGSLSVPVPQSLVLDHEKGELVKAPVELKKKSVSEEKIIAALKNHSEAERRRRERINAHLDTLRTLLPCRQKMDKATLLGEVIKQLKELKKNATEASKGLLVPMDDDDEVRVEPCNVNEADGTFSFKALICCDYRPQLLTDLGQALDALPLPITIVKSEISTLGSRLKTDFIFTASYRSTSSVANVGNDDDGTDARRFLACSIRKALNSVVEKASISPEHSPLLTFPNKRRRISYIDTSSSS; this is encoded by the exons aTGGCTGCTTACTCTTTCAACAACAACTTTTCATCCGGGAATTGTTATTCTGGTATCTTTGATCCATTTTCACGCGATTTGGGTCTATGCAATGAAAGCTCCCATGGTGGGTCTTTGTCGGTGCCGGTGCCACAGTCCTTGGTTTTGGATCATGAGAAAGGAGAGCTGGTGAAGGCGCCGGTGGAATTAAAGAAGAAAAGCGTTTCTGAAGAGAAAATTATAGCGGCTTTGAAGAATCATAGCGAGGCAGAGAGGAGGAGGAGAGAAAGGATCAATGCTCATCTTGATACGCTCCGCACCCTTTTGCCCTGCAGACAAAAG ATGGATAAAGCGACATTACTTGGTGAAGTAATTAAGCAATTGAAAGAACTTAAGAAGAATGCAACTGAAGCCAGCAAAGGTTTACTTGTTCCAATGGATGACGATGATGAGGTGAGAGTTGAACCATGTAATGTCAACGAAGCTGACGGGACGTTTTCTTTCAAAGCATTAATCTGTTGTGATTATAGACCTCAACTTCTGACTGACCTAGGACAAGCTCTTGATGCACTTCCCCTTCCAATTACGATTGTCAAGTCAGAAATATCTACGTTGGGAAGTCGGTTGAAGACTGATTTTATTTTCACTGCCAGCTACAGAAGCACTAGCAGTGTTGCAAATGTTGGCAACGATGATGATGGTACCGATGCACGGCGTTTTCTTGCATGTTCCATCCGGAAGGCCCTGAATTCTGTCGTGGAGAAGGCTTCTATTTCACCGGAACACTCCCCATTGTTGACATTCCCGAACAAGAGGCGAAGGATCTCCTACATTGATACCTCAAGCTCATCTTGA